One part of the Acidobacteriota bacterium genome encodes these proteins:
- a CDS encoding NAAT family transporter encodes MTFIHGMLFAFLALFPILNPPAMSPVFRMLTARVSDEERNHLALLIGCYSFILLTALLFVGGWLLKLFGISIPVISVAGGLLLFHTAWRMLNREPKISASEQEELQIRMLDRAFFPLTMPVTAGPGSMAITLTLVPEGSIFEVATLVRFAAVTACIALAALSIFLFYRFSGVILGRMGKTGQATINQVSAFILLAIGVQIVWNGVRGLLATL; translated from the coding sequence ATGACATTCATCCACGGCATGCTGTTTGCGTTCCTGGCTTTGTTTCCCATCCTGAATCCGCCGGCCATGTCGCCGGTTTTCCGGATGCTCACCGCGCGGGTATCGGACGAGGAACGGAACCACCTGGCCCTGCTCATCGGCTGCTATTCGTTCATCCTGCTCACCGCGCTCCTGTTCGTGGGCGGCTGGCTGCTGAAGCTGTTCGGCATCTCGATCCCCGTGATCAGCGTGGCCGGCGGCCTGCTGCTCTTCCACACCGCCTGGCGGATGCTGAACCGCGAGCCGAAGATCAGCGCGAGCGAACAGGAGGAACTGCAGATCCGGATGCTGGACCGCGCGTTCTTCCCCCTGACCATGCCTGTCACCGCCGGACCCGGCTCCATGGCGATCACCCTGACCCTGGTGCCCGAGGGGAGCATCTTCGAGGTGGCCACGCTGGTGCGGTTCGCCGCCGTCACGGCGTGCATCGCCCTGGCCGCCCTGTCCATTTTCCTCTTCTACCGGTTCTCCGGCGTGATCCTCGGCCGGATGGGGAAGACGGGGCAGGCCACCATCAACCAGGTGTCCGCCTTCATCCTGCTGGCCATCGGCGTCCAGATCGTCTGGAACGGCGTGCGCGGGTTGCTGGCCACGCTGTAG
- a CDS encoding CoA transferase, producing the protein MKLLEGIRVLDLTNVLSGPFCTLQLALLGAEVIKIENPKDGDLARKLGCVPDYNKKLMGTSYLAQNANKKSLTLNLKQPKAKEIFKELVKTADVVVENFRPDVMDRLGVGYEVLSQINPRLVFCAISGFGHTGPDAYKPAYDQIIQGLSGVMAINGDERLNPLRCGFPVCDTVGGLNAAFAIMAALFSRERTGRGQFIDIALLDSIMPLMGWVVANLMIGGQQPVLMGNDNFTAAPSGTFKTKDGFINIAANKQEQWENVADLLGVPELKEDPRFKERDARKANRRALTPLLEARLVTQPTGYWVELLNQNDVPSGAIPTLAEALQAPQIEHRQAFTKIRAEGIGEIPLFNHTAKFSGATGNVEAPPPLLGEHNAEILGQIGYSTSDLQSLKADGVI; encoded by the coding sequence ATGAAGCTTCTCGAGGGAATCCGCGTCCTGGACCTGACCAACGTCCTGTCCGGGCCGTTCTGCACCCTGCAGCTGGCGCTGCTCGGCGCGGAAGTCATCAAGATCGAAAATCCGAAAGACGGCGACCTGGCCCGCAAGCTGGGCTGCGTGCCCGACTACAACAAGAAACTGATGGGGACGAGCTACCTGGCGCAGAACGCCAACAAGAAATCGCTGACTTTGAACCTGAAGCAACCCAAGGCCAAGGAGATCTTCAAGGAGCTGGTCAAGACCGCCGACGTGGTGGTGGAGAACTTCCGCCCCGACGTCATGGACCGGCTCGGTGTCGGCTACGAGGTCCTGAGCCAGATCAATCCGCGGCTGGTCTTCTGCGCCATCTCCGGTTTCGGCCACACCGGCCCGGACGCCTACAAGCCCGCCTACGACCAGATCATTCAGGGCCTGAGCGGCGTGATGGCCATCAACGGCGACGAGCGGCTCAACCCGCTGCGCTGCGGCTTCCCGGTCTGCGACACCGTGGGCGGCCTCAACGCCGCATTCGCGATCATGGCGGCGCTCTTCTCCCGGGAACGCACCGGCCGGGGGCAGTTCATCGACATCGCCCTGCTCGACTCCATCATGCCGCTCATGGGCTGGGTGGTGGCCAACCTCATGATCGGCGGCCAGCAGCCGGTGCTCATGGGCAACGACAACTTCACCGCCGCGCCCTCGGGCACGTTCAAGACGAAGGACGGCTTCATCAACATCGCCGCCAACAAGCAGGAGCAGTGGGAGAACGTCGCGGACCTGCTGGGCGTGCCGGAGCTCAAAGAAGATCCCCGCTTCAAGGAGCGGGACGCGCGCAAGGCCAACCGCCGGGCGCTGACGCCGCTGCTCGAGGCGCGGCTGGTCACCCAGCCCACCGGCTACTGGGTGGAGTTGCTGAACCAGAACGACGTGCCCTCGGGCGCCATCCCCACGCTGGCGGAAGCCCTGCAGGCGCCGCAGATCGAGCATCGACAGGCTTTCACGAAGATCCGCGCCGAGGGCATCGGTGAGATCCCGCTCTTCAATCACACGGCCAAGTTCTCCGGCGCCACGGGCAACGTGGAAGCGCCGCCGCCGCTCCTCGGGGAGCACAACGCGGAGATCCTGGGCCAAATCGGCTACTCGACCTCTGACCTGCAGTCGCTCAAGGCGGACGGCGTGATCTGA
- the rocD gene encoding ornithine--oxo-acid transaminase, which yields MAKSNKRLSTEEIIALDEKYGAHNYHPLPVVIAKAKGVKVWDPEGRAYFDCLSAYSAVNQGHRHPRIVKAMVDQTKRCTLTSRAFHNDMMGRFLKRLCEYTGYEMALPMNTGAEAVETAMKMARRWGVEKKGIENGRQEIIVAEENFHGRTIAIISYSTDPDARINYGPYTPGFKVVKYNSPEAIEAAITPNTCAVLLEPIQGEAGVFVPADGYLRAVREICTRHNVLFIADEIQTGFCRTGRKFAVDHEDVRPDAMTLGKALGGGLFPVSAVVADHDVMGVFTPGSHGSTFGGNPLAAAVGMAALDVLDDEKLADNARKMGEYFRREIAKVKCSKMVQVRGKGLLNAVVFEKGFEAWNVCLALRDAGVLAKQTHGNIIRFAPPLVITRGEMADVLKRITKVFKAIK from the coding sequence ATGGCCAAGTCGAACAAGCGCCTGAGCACCGAGGAGATCATCGCGCTGGACGAGAAGTACGGCGCCCACAACTACCACCCGCTGCCTGTGGTCATTGCCAAGGCCAAGGGCGTCAAGGTCTGGGATCCGGAAGGACGCGCGTACTTCGACTGCCTGTCGGCCTACTCCGCGGTGAACCAGGGCCACCGGCACCCCCGCATCGTCAAGGCGATGGTGGATCAGACGAAGCGCTGCACCCTCACGTCGCGCGCTTTCCACAACGACATGATGGGCCGGTTCTTGAAGCGGCTCTGCGAGTACACCGGCTATGAGATGGCCCTGCCCATGAACACCGGCGCCGAGGCCGTCGAGACCGCGATGAAGATGGCCCGCCGCTGGGGCGTCGAGAAGAAGGGAATCGAGAACGGCCGGCAGGAGATCATCGTCGCCGAGGAGAATTTCCACGGCCGCACCATCGCCATCATCTCCTACTCCACCGATCCCGATGCCCGGATCAACTACGGCCCGTACACCCCCGGCTTCAAGGTGGTGAAGTACAACTCGCCCGAAGCCATCGAGGCGGCCATCACGCCCAACACCTGCGCCGTGCTGCTGGAGCCGATCCAGGGCGAGGCCGGCGTCTTCGTGCCGGCGGACGGGTACCTGCGGGCCGTGCGCGAGATCTGCACCCGCCACAACGTGCTCTTCATCGCCGACGAAATCCAGACGGGTTTCTGCCGCACCGGCCGCAAGTTCGCCGTGGATCACGAGGACGTGCGGCCCGACGCCATGACCCTGGGCAAGGCCCTGGGCGGCGGCCTGTTCCCAGTGTCGGCCGTGGTCGCTGACCACGACGTGATGGGTGTATTCACGCCCGGCAGCCACGGTTCCACCTTCGGCGGCAATCCGCTGGCCGCGGCCGTGGGCATGGCCGCGCTGGACGTGCTGGATGACGAGAAGCTGGCCGACAACGCCCGCAAGATGGGCGAGTATTTCCGGCGCGAGATCGCCAAGGTGAAATGCTCCAAGATGGTGCAGGTGCGCGGCAAGGGCCTGCTCAACGCGGTGGTGTTCGAAAAGGGCTTTGAGGCGTGGAACGTGTGCCTGGCGCTCCGTGACGCCGGCGTGCTGGCCAAGCAGACTCACGGCAACATCATTCGCTTCGCTCCGCCGCTGGTGATCACCCGCGGTGAGATGGCCGACGTCCTGAAGCGGATCACCAAGGTGTTCAAGGCTATCAAGTAA
- a CDS encoding VWA domain-containing protein yields the protein MARVTTEPDSDLMGLVTVSGQPVPLTGVAYRGRLCDLALELRVIQRYRNAEATPIEAMYLFPLPEAAAVCGLTVTLGDRVIRAEIEERDQAFDRYDEAMGRGDTAVLLDQERPNVFQMSVGNLCPGEEAVVEIRLVLEARLDGDGVRLMLPTTLSPRYTPPRLSAAERAEIERITPHYAADVPYGLTLELALEMASPIRSVSSLSHPVEVAVDGANATVRLAARETIMDRDFILVCRTAAPHQASVMAAESHGRDHLLLTLLPDLPAKEPAPRQLAFLVDCSGSMQGDSINEARRAVELCLRALRPGDRFRIIRFGSRTDHLTAGFVDFSQASLDGAVARIRAMDADLGGTELLPALQELVTGAREGRLDVIVLTDGQVSNEEEVLDLVRTIAARWRIFSFGIGAGASEFLVRGLARESRGECEFIFPGERIEPKVLRQFGRIDTPLLHDARFDWGGVSVEQAPVTPPPVFAGEPLVVAARLTQPGASVADGAVVTFTALTAAGPREWSATVRRAAPDGPVPMLWARRRIRELEAGFGVPSGSTQRRNRPRAESGLVSLSKEYGLMSAETSFVGIVERPSDAKAAAPAEARRVPVMVTAGWHGRDRIQPPRSGYVRISLNRTVDSNHPMFGKTPDADSANMLFDLAPAIMARSTLSKRPSRSAAKPPTKQDPSSWYLDLLLHQRADGSFPLNDALAGWANRSLAELRDWARRLEPAGPEAETILATALALALLELKAHANVATWKSAAAKARAWLGPHPASVDGMPVDSWLRQQLK from the coding sequence ATGGCGCGAGTGACGACTGAACCCGATTCGGATCTGATGGGGCTGGTGACGGTGAGCGGGCAGCCCGTGCCGCTCACCGGCGTGGCCTACCGCGGCCGCCTGTGCGACCTGGCGCTGGAACTCCGGGTGATCCAGCGATACCGCAACGCCGAGGCGACGCCCATCGAGGCGATGTACCTCTTCCCGCTGCCGGAGGCGGCGGCGGTCTGCGGGCTGACGGTGACGCTGGGCGACCGGGTCATCCGGGCGGAGATCGAGGAACGCGACCAGGCCTTCGACCGCTACGACGAGGCCATGGGCCGGGGCGACACCGCCGTGCTGCTGGACCAGGAGCGGCCCAACGTCTTCCAGATGAGCGTCGGCAATCTCTGCCCCGGCGAGGAGGCCGTCGTGGAGATCCGGCTGGTGCTCGAGGCGCGCCTGGACGGCGACGGCGTCCGGCTGATGCTTCCCACCACCCTCTCACCGCGCTACACCCCGCCCCGGCTGTCCGCGGCGGAGCGGGCGGAGATCGAGCGGATCACTCCGCACTATGCCGCCGACGTCCCGTACGGCCTGACCCTTGAGCTCGCGCTGGAGATGGCGTCGCCCATCCGGTCGGTATCGTCGCTCTCCCACCCCGTCGAGGTCGCCGTCGACGGCGCGAACGCCACGGTGCGCCTGGCGGCGCGCGAGACGATCATGGACCGCGACTTCATCCTCGTCTGCCGGACGGCCGCGCCGCACCAGGCCTCCGTCATGGCCGCCGAGTCGCACGGCCGGGACCATTTGCTCCTGACGCTGCTGCCCGACCTGCCGGCGAAGGAGCCCGCCCCGCGTCAATTGGCCTTCCTGGTGGACTGCTCCGGCTCCATGCAGGGCGACTCCATCAACGAGGCGCGCCGGGCCGTGGAGCTGTGCCTGCGGGCGCTACGTCCCGGCGACCGGTTCCGGATCATCCGGTTCGGCTCGCGGACCGACCACCTCACCGCCGGGTTCGTGGACTTTTCCCAGGCCTCTCTGGACGGCGCGGTCGCCCGCATCCGGGCGATGGACGCCGACCTGGGGGGCACCGAGCTGCTGCCGGCCCTGCAGGAGCTCGTCACCGGCGCCCGGGAGGGTCGTCTGGACGTGATCGTCCTCACCGACGGCCAGGTCAGCAACGAGGAGGAGGTGCTGGATCTCGTCCGGACCATCGCCGCCCGGTGGCGGATATTCAGCTTCGGCATCGGCGCCGGCGCCAGCGAGTTTCTCGTGCGGGGCCTGGCCCGCGAGAGCCGGGGCGAGTGCGAGTTCATCTTCCCCGGCGAGCGCATCGAACCGAAGGTGCTGCGCCAGTTCGGCCGTATCGACACGCCACTGCTCCACGACGCGCGGTTCGACTGGGGCGGCGTGTCGGTGGAACAGGCCCCGGTGACGCCGCCGCCGGTGTTCGCCGGTGAGCCGCTGGTGGTCGCCGCCCGGCTGACCCAGCCGGGCGCGTCGGTCGCCGACGGCGCGGTGGTCACCTTCACCGCCCTGACCGCCGCCGGGCCGCGGGAGTGGTCCGCGACGGTGCGCCGCGCCGCTCCGGACGGCCCGGTGCCCATGCTCTGGGCGCGGCGGCGCATCCGGGAGCTGGAGGCGGGTTTCGGCGTCCCCTCGGGTTCCACCCAGCGGCGGAACCGTCCGCGCGCCGAGTCGGGTCTCGTCTCGCTGTCAAAAGAGTACGGACTGATGTCGGCGGAAACCAGTTTCGTGGGCATCGTGGAGCGTCCGTCCGACGCCAAGGCCGCCGCCCCGGCCGAGGCGCGCCGCGTGCCCGTCATGGTCACCGCAGGCTGGCACGGCCGCGACCGGATTCAGCCGCCGCGCAGCGGATACGTGAGGATCAGCCTGAACAGAACCGTGGACTCCAATCACCCGATGTTCGGTAAAACGCCAGACGCCGATTCGGCGAACATGCTGTTCGACTTAGCTCCGGCAATCATGGCACGCTCTACGTTGTCTAAGCGTCCGAGCCGGTCCGCCGCCAAACCGCCCACGAAACAGGATCCGTCGAGCTGGTATCTGGACCTGCTGCTCCACCAGCGGGCGGATGGCTCCTTCCCGTTGAACGACGCTCTGGCCGGCTGGGCGAATCGCTCCCTGGCCGAGTTGCGGGACTGGGCGCGCCGTCTGGAACCGGCTGGACCGGAGGCGGAGACGATCCTGGCCACCGCGCTGGCGCTGGCGCTGCTGGAGCTGAAAGCGCACGCCAACGTCGCCACCTGGAAATCGGCTGCCGCCAAGGCACGAGCCTGGCTGGGGCCCCACCCGGCCTCGGTGGACGGCATGCCCGTGGATAGCTGGTTGCGGCAACAACTCAAATAG
- a CDS encoding hydroxymethylglutaryl-CoA lyase, translated as MNEVILQEVGLRDGLQAEKQTVPFEHKAAWVEALIESGVDVIQLGSFVNPEKVPQMADTDKLFQRFSQPGAKPPRVRLSGLVLNEKGLERGQACGVELFCMGVSASETHSQKNTGMTVADAATRIIQMARAAMAAGREVQVSVQSAFGCGFEGAIPETRVLDLVKRYLDAGVRMVSLADTAGHANPAQVERLFGEIRAMGAGVQMAAHFHNTYGMGLANCMAAMRAGVTYLESAFGGLGGCPFTKLPAGNVCTEDLVHMLQQLGQRPDVDLARLIGLAKDVSAFFNRELPGFVYKSGPIKH; from the coding sequence ATGAACGAAGTCATCCTGCAGGAAGTGGGGTTGCGGGACGGGCTGCAGGCCGAGAAGCAGACGGTGCCGTTTGAGCACAAGGCGGCCTGGGTGGAGGCGCTGATCGAGTCGGGTGTGGACGTCATCCAGCTCGGTTCGTTCGTCAACCCGGAGAAGGTCCCCCAGATGGCCGACACGGACAAGCTGTTCCAGCGGTTCAGCCAGCCCGGCGCCAAGCCGCCGCGGGTGCGGCTCTCGGGCCTGGTCCTCAACGAAAAGGGGCTGGAGCGCGGCCAGGCGTGCGGCGTGGAGCTGTTCTGCATGGGCGTCTCGGCCAGCGAAACCCACAGCCAGAAGAACACCGGGATGACCGTGGCCGACGCCGCGACCCGCATCATCCAGATGGCCCGGGCGGCCATGGCCGCGGGCCGGGAGGTCCAGGTCTCTGTGCAGTCGGCCTTCGGCTGCGGCTTCGAGGGGGCCATCCCCGAGACGCGGGTGCTGGACCTGGTGAAACGCTACCTGGACGCGGGCGTTCGGATGGTGAGCCTGGCCGACACGGCCGGGCACGCCAACCCCGCCCAGGTGGAGCGGCTGTTCGGCGAGATCCGGGCCATGGGCGCCGGCGTCCAGATGGCGGCACATTTCCATAACACATACGGCATGGGCCTGGCCAATTGCATGGCGGCCATGCGGGCCGGGGTGACTTATCTGGAATCGGCGTTCGGCGGACTGGGCGGATGCCCGTTCACCAAGCTGCCGGCCGGCAACGTCTGCACCGAGGATTTGGTGCACATGCTTCAGCAGCTCGGCCAGCGGCCGGACGTGGACCTGGCGCGGCTCATCGGCCTGGCCAAGGACGTCAGCGCCTTCTTCAACCGGGAACTGCCGGGCTTCGTGTACAAATCGGGCCCCATCAAACATTAA
- a CDS encoding DUF4440 domain-containing protein — MHATGLLLVGLLVVAGGVAWTAAGADGWPAALRELVASERAFARAADEDGIRAAFLSFLAPEGVVFRPRPVPGRPAYEQMPADATALLAWRPVFAETSASGDMGYTTGPWYLKNRRQDPDPAGWGHYVSIWRKEAEGRWTVILDAGIRHGRADHLPDAVTVARSGQPVHPDEIPFSGLDAEMSRLAAGSGPAAAFRQLASADLRFYRDRTLPVIGRDKSLALLPAAPAAWSWRAEGQAVSADGSLGYSFGILETRTAAGDARPALQHSYLHIWRHNADGYRLVLDLTVAIPAAPAP, encoded by the coding sequence ATGCATGCAACCGGCCTGCTACTCGTCGGCCTGCTGGTCGTCGCCGGCGGTGTCGCCTGGACCGCCGCCGGCGCGGACGGGTGGCCCGCCGCGCTCCGGGAACTGGTCGCGTCGGAGCGGGCGTTCGCCCGGGCCGCGGACGAGGACGGGATCCGTGCGGCCTTTCTGTCGTTCCTGGCACCCGAGGGGGTGGTGTTCCGGCCCCGGCCGGTGCCGGGACGGCCGGCCTATGAGCAGATGCCGGCGGATGCGACGGCCCTGCTCGCCTGGCGTCCCGTCTTTGCGGAAACGTCCGCGTCGGGGGACATGGGCTACACCACCGGACCGTGGTATTTGAAAAACCGGCGGCAGGATCCGGACCCCGCCGGGTGGGGGCACTACGTGTCCATCTGGCGGAAAGAGGCGGAGGGCCGATGGACGGTCATCCTGGATGCCGGCATCCGCCACGGGCGGGCAGACCATCTGCCGGATGCCGTGACGGTCGCCAGATCCGGCCAGCCGGTTCATCCGGATGAGATCCCGTTTTCCGGCCTGGATGCGGAGATGTCCCGGTTGGCGGCCGGGAGCGGCCCCGCGGCCGCGTTCCGCCAGCTGGCCTCCGCCGATCTGCGATTCTATCGCGACCGCACGCTGCCCGTGATCGGCCGGGACAAGTCGCTGGCCCTGCTGCCTGCGGCGCCGGCTGCTTGGAGTTGGCGCGCCGAGGGGCAGGCCGTTTCCGCGGACGGCAGCCTGGGATACAGCTTCGGAATCCTCGAGACTCGAACCGCTGCGGGTGATGCGCGGCCGGCCCTGCAGCACAGCTATCTACACATCTGGCGCCACAACGCTGACGGCTACCGGCTGGTTCTGGACCTGACTGTCGCCATCCCGGCCGCGCCCGCGCCGTGA
- a CDS encoding peptidase S41: MRTMCVLLCLLSLAATSYAAEPYFLSQPSLSPDGQTVVFAYAGDIWSVPAGGGTAVRLTGMDGEEQRPRYSPDGRSIAFSSNQAGNADVYVMPAAGGSITRLTWHEADDLVDSWSWDSRTIYFTSDRYNDFSTYAVNAGGGTPRRLMAHYFNTVHAVAEHPQSGEYYFTDSWESYRFANRKRYQGDYNPDIKSWNPKTGEFKVHTTWRGKDYQPAFDRAGTLYFVSDEGNGEFNLYRLAGGKKEALTRFDTSLRMPQASADGRRVVFEKDYQLWIYDVTRKESRRLPIEVFRNNPLPLEQEFKVAGRITAFGVSPDGRKLAFISRGRLFVSDIKGKHVREMPTRPEGRAMEVAWLADNRTLLYNQTVDGWLNWFRIAADGKSKEEELTFDRQSNRALSLNAERTQAVYLSGRNEVRLMDLKDFKSRTLVTDELWGFDNSTPRFSPDGRYVAFTAFRNFEQDILIHSLADGKTINLTNTGVTEAEPFWSPDGKDLYFTANRREPLYPRGGADVRIWRLPLEKFDLAFHSDEFDKLFQDEKAEEKQEDRAAAAKDAPASPPADAGKPAEVKAPDKPKVTVTLDLSDLLERWKQISPDAGRQFTPYVLQKDADTTVLYLSNHDGEAYNLWKTVLKPFEPPKTEKIAGAAAEELALAEAGGKQFLLVKGDIHELKLDTNKVEKIEVNYAFRRNLADEFPQMFDEVWAGLQENFYDETFNGADWEAVKRRYETFLPHLTTRADLRILLDDLLGELGASHLGFYSAGPEEKPFHGTRTQASGLVFETDDPYRVQAVVHNSPLDRKDKDVRPGDVLAAVDGVPVDPAVNRESYFVRPSLSAEMTLTFRRGDVTVDVKVHPEQYGRFRRQLYDEWIRANQAQVDAKGGGRIAYVHLKDMGGQSLEQFYIEMTSEAFQRDALILDLRYNTGGNVHDDILRFLTQRPYTQWKYRGGKLAPQPNFAPAARPIVLLINEQSLSDAEMTAAGFKALKLGPVIGTETYRWLIFTSGRALVDGSYFRLPSWGCFTLDGQDIERHGVAPDIYVRTTVKDRLDGRDPQLDRAIAEILSALK, encoded by the coding sequence ATGCGAACCATGTGCGTGTTGCTGTGTCTCCTGTCCCTGGCGGCCACGTCCTACGCCGCGGAGCCGTATTTCCTGTCTCAACCCAGCCTGTCGCCCGACGGCCAGACCGTCGTCTTCGCCTACGCCGGCGATATCTGGAGCGTGCCGGCCGGCGGCGGCACCGCCGTCCGCCTCACCGGCATGGACGGCGAGGAACAGCGACCGCGCTACTCGCCCGACGGCCGGTCCATCGCCTTCAGCTCCAACCAGGCGGGCAACGCCGACGTGTATGTCATGCCCGCAGCCGGCGGCTCCATCACCCGCCTGACCTGGCACGAGGCCGACGATCTGGTGGATTCCTGGTCGTGGGACTCGCGGACGATCTACTTCACCTCCGACCGGTATAACGATTTCTCGACCTACGCCGTGAATGCCGGCGGCGGAACCCCCCGGCGGCTGATGGCGCACTACTTCAACACCGTTCACGCCGTCGCGGAGCATCCCCAGAGCGGCGAATACTATTTCACCGACAGTTGGGAGAGCTACCGCTTCGCCAACCGCAAGCGCTACCAGGGCGACTACAATCCGGACATCAAATCCTGGAATCCGAAAACCGGCGAGTTCAAAGTCCACACCACTTGGCGCGGCAAGGACTACCAGCCCGCCTTCGACCGGGCGGGCACCCTCTACTTTGTCTCCGACGAGGGGAACGGCGAGTTCAACCTGTACCGCCTGGCGGGCGGGAAAAAGGAGGCGCTGACCCGCTTCGACACATCGCTCCGCATGCCCCAGGCCAGTGCGGACGGCCGCCGGGTGGTCTTCGAAAAGGACTACCAGCTCTGGATCTATGATGTGACCCGGAAGGAGTCCCGCCGACTGCCCATCGAGGTGTTCCGCAACAATCCCCTGCCCCTCGAGCAGGAGTTCAAGGTGGCGGGCAGGATCACGGCGTTCGGCGTGTCTCCCGACGGCCGGAAGCTGGCGTTCATCTCGCGGGGCCGGCTGTTCGTTTCGGACATCAAGGGAAAGCACGTCCGCGAGATGCCCACCCGGCCCGAGGGCCGGGCAATGGAAGTCGCCTGGCTGGCCGACAACCGGACGCTCCTGTACAACCAGACCGTCGACGGCTGGCTGAACTGGTTTCGGATCGCCGCCGACGGCAAGTCGAAGGAGGAGGAACTCACCTTTGACCGGCAGTCCAACCGCGCCCTATCGCTCAACGCCGAGCGCACCCAGGCGGTTTACCTGAGCGGCCGGAACGAGGTCCGGCTCATGGACCTGAAGGACTTCAAGAGCCGCACCCTCGTGACGGACGAGCTGTGGGGCTTCGACAACAGCACGCCGCGCTTCTCCCCCGACGGTCGCTACGTCGCCTTCACCGCCTTCCGCAATTTCGAGCAGGACATCCTCATCCACAGTTTGGCCGACGGAAAGACGATCAACCTGACGAACACCGGCGTGACGGAAGCCGAACCCTTCTGGTCCCCGGACGGCAAGGACCTGTACTTCACTGCCAACCGCCGCGAGCCGCTGTACCCCCGGGGCGGCGCCGACGTGCGCATCTGGCGGCTGCCGCTGGAAAAATTCGACCTCGCCTTCCACTCGGATGAGTTCGACAAGCTGTTCCAGGACGAGAAAGCGGAAGAGAAGCAGGAAGACCGGGCCGCCGCGGCGAAGGACGCCCCTGCCTCACCGCCCGCCGACGCGGGGAAGCCGGCGGAAGTGAAGGCGCCGGACAAGCCGAAGGTCACCGTGACCCTCGACCTGAGCGACCTGCTGGAGCGATGGAAGCAGATCTCGCCGGACGCGGGGCGCCAGTTTACGCCGTACGTCCTACAAAAGGACGCGGACACCACGGTGCTCTACCTATCCAACCATGACGGGGAGGCTTACAACCTCTGGAAGACCGTGCTCAAGCCCTTCGAGCCCCCCAAGACCGAAAAGATCGCCGGCGCCGCCGCCGAAGAGCTCGCGCTGGCCGAAGCCGGCGGCAAGCAGTTCCTCCTGGTCAAGGGCGACATCCACGAACTCAAGCTGGACACCAACAAGGTGGAGAAAATCGAGGTCAACTACGCTTTCCGGCGGAACCTCGCCGATGAGTTTCCCCAGATGTTCGACGAGGTGTGGGCAGGCCTGCAGGAGAATTTCTACGACGAGACCTTCAACGGCGCCGACTGGGAAGCGGTGAAGCGCCGCTACGAGACATTCCTCCCCCACCTGACCACGCGCGCCGATCTGCGCATTCTGCTTGACGACCTACTGGGTGAGCTCGGCGCCTCCCATCTCGGGTTCTACTCCGCCGGACCGGAGGAGAAACCGTTCCACGGCACGCGGACGCAGGCCTCCGGCCTGGTTTTCGAAACTGACGACCCGTACCGGGTGCAGGCGGTGGTCCACAACTCGCCCCTCGACCGGAAGGACAAAGACGTTCGGCCCGGCGACGTGCTGGCGGCCGTCGACGGTGTCCCGGTGGACCCGGCGGTCAACCGCGAATCGTACTTCGTCCGCCCGTCGTTGAGCGCCGAGATGACGCTCACCTTCCGCAGGGGCGATGTCACCGTCGACGTAAAGGTCCACCCGGAGCAATACGGCCGGTTCCGCCGACAGCTTTACGACGAGTGGATCCGGGCCAACCAGGCGCAGGTGGATGCCAAGGGCGGCGGCCGGATCGCGTATGTCCACCTGAAGGACATGGGCGGCCAGAGCCTGGAGCAGTTCTACATCGAGATGACATCGGAAGCCTTCCAGCGGGACGCCCTGATTCTGGACCTGCGCTACAATACCGGCGGCAACGTGCACGACGACATCCTCCGCTTCCTCACCCAGCGGCCCTATACCCAATGGAAGTACCGCGGCGGAAAGCTCGCCCCGCAGCCCAACTTTGCTCCGGCGGCCCGGCCCATCGTGCTGCTCATCAACGAGCAGAGCCTCAGCGACGCCGAGATGACCGCCGCCGGATTCAAAGCGCTGAAATTGGGCCCGGTGATCGGCACCGAGACCTACCGCTGGCTGATCTTCACGTCGGGCCGGGCGCTGGTGGACGGCTCTTACTTCCGCCTGCCATCGTGGGGTTGCTTCACCTTGGACGGACAGGACATCGAACGCCACGGCGTCGCCCCCGACATTTACGTCCGGACGACTGTGAAGGACCGCCTCGATGGCCGCGATCCGCAGCTGGACCGCGCCATCGCCGAGATCCTGTCCGCCTTGAAATAG
- a CDS encoding MerR family transcriptional regulator, whose translation MSKPPLRFSIGELSEATGVSRRTIRYYVQRGLIPPPLGAGRGHYYTTAHLERLRRIRSLQDDALSLDAIAARLDGAGPADVATEPPVAGPSALWLRLPVAPGLEVHLEGGRFRISPARLQRLAQAVAACCRDIVPPLEGTETGGTDHGASDD comes from the coding sequence ATGAGCAAGCCACCTCTGCGATTCAGCATCGGAGAGCTCTCCGAAGCGACCGGCGTGTCGCGCCGGACGATCCGCTATTACGTCCAGCGCGGCCTGATCCCCCCGCCTCTGGGCGCCGGCCGCGGTCACTACTACACCACGGCACACCTGGAGCGGCTGCGACGGATCCGGTCTCTGCAGGACGATGCGCTCAGCCTGGACGCCATCGCCGCCCGTCTGGACGGCGCGGGCCCGGCAGACGTCGCAACGGAGCCCCCGGTCGCCGGACCGTCCGCCCTGTGGCTGCGGCTACCGGTGGCGCCCGGCCTGGAGGTGCATCTGGAGGGCGGCCGCTTCCGGATTTCTCCCGCCCGGTTGCAGCGGCTGGCTCAGGCGGTGGCGGCGTGTTGTCGCGACATTGTCCCTCCGCTGGAGGGAACCGAAACAGGAGGAACCGATCATGGCGCGAGTGACGACTGA